In Thermoflexus hugenholtzii JAD2, a genomic segment contains:
- a CDS encoding sensor histidine kinase: MEGIQALMRGLTEASASLFYHLLVGLALEGLLLMALDLRRRSGRGGLADRLMVAAGLGLMGRLILFGAAFGETRGLPPGTLLPPLERAVDLATWGWLGWAMAGAGPGLWAPALHTVLVLGAYGATAPAWWSIALQDPTAVYVTTPPERAWTLWALGLNLAIGGLLLSQRPRRFPTSGALGFSLLALGALLQLNAPLLGTHLSPWIRLGALAAYPLWLAGTYQLALDGAWGRPSAMRQAASAWLAWTASLLQALQDREVSDPFREALRMAREWLGARWTGIGLLQEDHLVFIAREGENLPRAGSDLVLTLSEYPRCQEAIDQRRGDFMTPADQAGEAFLRLWQAFGMERIGSLQVEPLVVSDQVLGLWLIGYPPEAGKSCPPDPGLAREMAGALARTLCLFRERERLTRLEAALQALEQERQETIRQLEARLEEERRSLQREIHRWATRAAEAEEEWERWRRRAEELAQLLEAQAALPVAAASVKETPSGSGEERDGLVLALLQELRTPLTAILGYTDLLLGEAVGILGATQRQFLLRIRANIERMAGLIRETLQIAALEAGSYRLEPGPLRLEEVRDEALQQLQPVLQERGLRVEMEWPEDLPPVRLDRDAGQQILYHLLNNAALCSRPGTAIVLRARRNPSIPDVLFLSVRDTGGGIPVEEIPRVFVPRYRATTPLIPGVGDSIGLSIARALVEASGGRIWVESEPGVGSTFTVVLPLAVS; this comes from the coding sequence ATGGAAGGGATCCAGGCGCTGATGCGCGGGCTGACGGAGGCCTCCGCCTCCCTGTTCTACCATCTCCTCGTGGGCCTGGCTCTGGAGGGCCTGCTCCTGATGGCCCTCGACCTCCGGCGCCGGTCCGGCAGGGGCGGGCTCGCGGATCGCCTGATGGTGGCCGCTGGCCTGGGCCTGATGGGCCGCCTGATCCTGTTCGGGGCGGCCTTCGGGGAGACGCGGGGGTTGCCTCCGGGGACGCTCCTGCCGCCGCTGGAGCGGGCGGTGGATCTGGCGACGTGGGGATGGCTGGGCTGGGCCATGGCCGGCGCGGGGCCCGGGCTCTGGGCGCCGGCCCTCCATACGGTGCTGGTCCTGGGCGCTTATGGGGCAACGGCGCCGGCTTGGTGGAGCATCGCCCTCCAGGATCCCACGGCCGTCTACGTCACCACCCCTCCGGAGCGGGCATGGACCCTGTGGGCGCTGGGGCTCAACCTGGCCATCGGAGGGCTGCTGCTCTCCCAGCGCCCGCGGAGGTTCCCCACCTCCGGGGCCCTGGGCTTCTCCCTCCTCGCCCTGGGGGCGCTGCTGCAGCTGAACGCCCCGCTCCTGGGAACCCATCTTTCCCCATGGATCCGCCTGGGCGCCCTCGCCGCGTATCCGCTCTGGCTGGCGGGGACCTATCAGCTCGCCTTGGATGGGGCGTGGGGGCGCCCTTCGGCGATGCGGCAGGCCGCATCCGCGTGGCTGGCCTGGACGGCGAGCCTGCTCCAGGCCCTTCAGGATCGGGAGGTCTCGGATCCTTTCCGGGAAGCCCTCCGGATGGCGCGGGAATGGCTCGGCGCGCGCTGGACGGGGATCGGGCTCTTGCAGGAGGACCACCTGGTCTTCATCGCCCGGGAGGGGGAAAACCTGCCCCGCGCCGGCTCGGACCTCGTCCTGACGCTGTCGGAATACCCGCGCTGTCAGGAGGCGATCGATCAACGTCGGGGGGACTTCATGACCCCGGCGGATCAGGCCGGAGAGGCCTTCCTCCGCCTCTGGCAGGCCTTCGGGATGGAGCGCATCGGCTCCCTGCAGGTGGAGCCCCTTGTCGTTTCGGATCAGGTTCTGGGCCTCTGGCTGATCGGCTATCCCCCGGAGGCCGGGAAAAGCTGCCCCCCGGATCCCGGGCTGGCCCGGGAGATGGCCGGAGCGCTGGCCCGGACGTTGTGCCTGTTCCGGGAGCGGGAGCGCCTGACGCGCCTGGAGGCGGCGCTACAGGCCCTGGAGCAGGAGCGCCAGGAGACCATCCGGCAGCTGGAGGCCCGGCTGGAAGAGGAGCGCCGGTCGCTGCAGCGGGAAATCCATCGCTGGGCCACCCGGGCGGCGGAGGCGGAAGAGGAGTGGGAGCGCTGGCGACGCCGGGCGGAGGAGCTGGCCCAGCTGCTGGAGGCTCAGGCCGCCCTGCCGGTGGCGGCCGCCTCGGTTAAGGAAACTCCCTCTGGATCCGGGGAGGAGCGAGATGGGCTGGTCCTGGCCCTCCTCCAGGAGCTGCGCACGCCGCTCACCGCCATCCTGGGCTATACAGATCTGCTCCTAGGGGAGGCAGTGGGGATCCTGGGCGCCACCCAGCGGCAGTTCCTGCTGCGGATCCGGGCCAACATCGAGCGTATGGCGGGGCTGATCCGGGAGACCCTGCAGATCGCCGCCCTGGAGGCCGGATCCTACCGGCTGGAGCCCGGCCCGCTGCGCTTGGAGGAGGTCCGAGACGAGGCCCTCCAGCAGTTGCAGCCGGTGCTCCAGGAGCGGGGCCTCCGGGTGGAGATGGAGTGGCCGGAGGACCTGCCTCCGGTGCGGCTGGACCGGGATGCGGGGCAACAGATCCTCTATCACCTCTTGAACAATGCGGCCCTCTGCAGCCGTCCAGGCACGGCCATCGTCCTGCGGGCCCGCCGCAATCCCAGCATCCCCGACGTGCTCTTCCTGAGCGTGCGGGATACGGGGGGAGGGATCCCGGTGGAGGAGATTCCCCGGGTTTTCGTCCCGCGCTATCGGGCGACGACGCCGCTG
- a CDS encoding O-antigen ligase family protein yields the protein MQARLCSFPIPSMGVLALGLVMAWGLGWGIATGGPILALGGLIGAFLVLGVLSSVDLAFFLVFAVIFLLPFATFPVRLGFTPTWLDLAVMGWLLSGLAWWAAGRTAALEGTALAFPVLAFMGTTLVTFLAGLGHASLTQTVARRFAEFLLSIASFFWVVTLVRDPTRLARLVRWILGLGFLAALVAVVLYALPDARAEEWLLRLRSLGYYPEGGPVLRYILDDPQQPERAIGTAVDPNLLGATLSTLIALAFPQAFARHPVWPRPLLLMFLGMMVVALLLTFSRGSFIGAAAALLALSLLRYRRALPFLLILLVGVLLLPATRSYTLHLLAGLRGEDLATRMRFGEYRDALTLISRYPLFGVGFAGVPDVDLYIKVASIYLLVAVQMGLVGLGIFLLVIGVLFIAAWRARRGVRRRPELEPLWLGLHGAVLAALVSGIFDHHFVNFDFHHMVQWFWLMIGLAMAATRMVQQEAGGSPPGEGSGASSGG from the coding sequence TTGCAGGCGCGGCTTTGTTCTTTCCCGATACCGAGCATGGGGGTGCTGGCCCTGGGCCTGGTGATGGCCTGGGGGCTGGGATGGGGGATCGCCACCGGGGGGCCGATCCTGGCGCTGGGAGGGCTGATCGGCGCCTTCCTGGTCCTGGGTGTCCTCAGCTCTGTCGACCTGGCTTTCTTCCTGGTTTTCGCGGTGATCTTCCTGCTTCCCTTCGCCACCTTCCCGGTCCGCCTGGGCTTCACCCCCACCTGGCTGGACCTGGCGGTCATGGGCTGGTTGCTGAGCGGGCTGGCCTGGTGGGCCGCTGGGCGGACGGCGGCCCTGGAGGGGACGGCCCTGGCCTTCCCGGTGCTGGCCTTCATGGGGACCACGCTGGTGACCTTCCTGGCAGGGCTGGGCCATGCCTCCCTGACCCAGACGGTGGCCCGGCGGTTCGCCGAGTTCCTGCTCTCCATCGCCTCGTTCTTCTGGGTGGTCACCCTCGTTCGGGATCCGACGCGGCTGGCCCGGCTGGTCCGATGGATCCTCGGGCTGGGATTCCTGGCGGCCCTCGTGGCGGTCGTCCTCTATGCGCTCCCCGACGCCCGGGCGGAGGAATGGCTGCTGCGGCTGCGGTCCCTGGGCTACTACCCGGAGGGCGGCCCGGTCCTGCGCTACATCCTGGATGATCCGCAGCAGCCGGAGCGGGCCATCGGGACGGCGGTGGACCCCAACCTGCTGGGGGCGACGCTGTCCACCCTGATCGCCCTGGCCTTCCCGCAGGCCTTCGCCCGGCATCCGGTGTGGCCCCGGCCGCTCCTCTTGATGTTCCTGGGGATGATGGTGGTGGCGCTGTTGCTGACGTTCTCCCGGGGCTCGTTCATCGGGGCGGCGGCGGCCCTCCTGGCCCTCAGCCTTCTGCGCTACCGCCGTGCGCTCCCGTTCCTGCTGATCCTCCTTGTAGGGGTGCTGTTGCTCCCCGCGACCCGGAGCTACACGCTGCATCTTCTGGCCGGGTTGCGAGGGGAAGACCTGGCCACCCGCATGCGGTTCGGAGAGTATCGGGATGCCCTTACCCTGATCTCCCGCTATCCGCTGTTCGGCGTCGGGTTCGCCGGGGTGCCGGATGTGGATCTCTACATCAAGGTGGCCAGCATCTACCTGCTGGTGGCGGTGCAGATGGGGCTGGTCGGGCTGGGGATTTTCCTGCTGGTCATCGGGGTGCTGTTCATCGCCGCCTGGAGGGCTCGGCGGGGGGTCCGGCGTCGGCCCGAGCTGGAGCCGCTCTGGCTGGGCCTCCACGGGGCGGTGCTCGCCGCGCTGGTCAGCGGGATCTTCGATCATCACTTCGTGAACTTCGATTTCCATCACATGGTGCAGTGGTTCTGGCTGATGATCGGCCTCGCCATGGCCGCCACCCGGATGGTCCAGCAAGAAGCCGGAGGGAGCCCTCCGGGCGAAGGATCCGGAGCATCCTCCGGGGGATAG
- a CDS encoding inositol monophosphatase family protein, with amino-acid sequence MDAFAATLHHAYRVAVEAAVEAGRVLRWHFRRGLEIHYKGEIDLVTEADLAAEQVLISRIREAFPDHQLLSEESGEILQRSPWLWVVDPLDGTTNFAHGFPVFSVSIALLHEGQRVLGVVYDVMRDELFAARRGEGAFLNGRPIRVSRTSRLEAALLVTGFPYDRQESPFDNTREFVALLKRCHGVLRVGSAALDLAAVAAGRLDGYWEFRLSPWDLAAGALLVEEAGGRVTTPAGDPLPPLGTDIVATNGCIHEELLEALAAARAGA; translated from the coding sequence ATGGACGCCTTCGCTGCCACCCTTCATCATGCCTATCGAGTGGCCGTGGAGGCCGCCGTGGAGGCCGGCCGGGTCCTCCGCTGGCACTTCCGGCGCGGCCTGGAGATCCATTACAAAGGGGAGATCGATCTCGTGACCGAAGCGGATCTCGCCGCCGAGCAGGTCCTGATCTCCCGCATCCGCGAGGCGTTCCCGGACCATCAGCTGCTATCAGAGGAAAGCGGGGAGATCCTCCAGCGCTCTCCCTGGCTCTGGGTGGTGGATCCGCTGGATGGGACCACGAACTTCGCCCACGGGTTCCCGGTTTTCTCGGTTTCCATCGCGTTGCTCCATGAAGGGCAGCGGGTTCTGGGCGTGGTTTACGACGTGATGCGGGACGAGCTGTTCGCCGCCCGGCGAGGAGAGGGGGCCTTCCTGAACGGACGGCCCATCCGGGTCAGCCGGACCTCCCGGCTGGAGGCGGCGCTGCTGGTGACCGGATTCCCCTATGACCGGCAGGAGTCCCCCTTCGACAACACTCGGGAGTTCGTCGCCCTGCTCAAACGCTGCCATGGGGTGTTGCGCGTCGGCTCCGCCGCCCTGGATCTGGCGGCCGTGGCGGCCGGGCGACTGGACGGATACTGGGAGTTCCGGCTGAGCCCGTGGGACCTGGCCGCGGGGGCCCTCCTGGTCGAGGAGGCAGGTGGACGGGTCACCACCCCTGCGGGGGATCCGCTGCCTCCCCTGGGGACAGACATCGTAGCCACCAACGGCTGCATTCACGAGGAGCTCCTGGAGGCCCTGGCTGCTGCGCGCGCCGGCGCTTGA